A single Tamandua tetradactyla isolate mTamTet1 chromosome X, mTamTet1.pri, whole genome shotgun sequence DNA region contains:
- the GABRE gene encoding gamma-aminobutyric acid receptor subunit epsilon, translated as MLAKVLLLLSVLFLARVEGPQAGWEKEASTSDADVYGPQPRFLGRKLLTEKEKALAPPRRVSSGAVASQILNTMLSKYDHKLRPGIGERPTVVTVEVSVNSLGPLSVLDMEYTIDIIFYQTWYDERLRYNDSLETLVLKGDGVCQLWIPDTFFRNSKRTQEHMITIPNQMVRIHSNGKVLYTIRMTIDAGCSLNMHKFPMDSHSCPLSFSSFSYTEDEMIYKWENFTLEINEKNSWKLFQFEFKGVSNKTETLSTPAGDIMVMTFFFNVSRRFGYVAIQNYVPSSVTTMLSWVSFWIKKESAPARTSLGITSVLTITTLGTFSRKHFPRVSYVTALDFYIAICFVFCFCALMEFTVLNFLTYNQMRSHHSPQLRHPRVRGRGRGRVHGRARARARARAHARAHRLQEAFVCNIGSSEGSDGEERATCAGQRSPSSGSVQRSCRQSELTRYKWFQGWEKYFCMIPDCEGRTWQQGRLCIHIYRLDNYSRILFPVTFFFFNLIYWLVCFYL; from the exons ATGTTGGCCAAAGTTCTGCTCCTCTTGTCGGTGCTCTTCCTGGCCAG GGTTGAGGGACCCCAGGCTGGATGGGAGAAAGAAGCCTCAACCAGTGATGCTGACGTCTATGGCCCCCAACCCAGGTTTCTGGGAAGGAAACTCCTCACTGAGAAAGAAAAGGCTCTTGCTCCTCCCCGCAGAGTTTCCAGTGGGGCAGTAGCCTCTCAGATCCTGAACACAATGTTGAGCAAATATGACCACAAACTGCGCCCTGGCATTGGTG AGAGGCCCACTGTGGTCACTGTTGAGGTCTCAGTCAACAGCCTTGGTCCTCTCTCTGTCTTGGACATG GAGTACACCATTGACATCATCTTCTACCAGACCTGGTATGATGAACGCCTCCGTTACAATGACAGCCTTGAGACCCTTGTTCTGAAAGGCGATGGAGTGTGCCAGTTATGGATCCCGGACACCTTCTTCAGGAATTCTAAGAGGACCCAAGAGCATATGATCACCATACCCAACCAGATGGTCCGCATCCACAGTAATGGCAAAGTGTTGTACACAATTAG GATGACCATTGATGCTGGATGTTCACTCAATATGCACAAATTTCCAATGGATTCTCATTCTTGCCCTCTGTCTTTCTCTAGCT TTTCTTATACTGAGGATGAGATGATCTACAAGTGGGAAAATTTCACGCTTgaaatcaatgagaaaaattCCTGGAAGCTCTTCCAGTTTGAGTTTAAAGGAGTGAGCAACAAGACGGAAACTCTTTCAACCCCAGCTG GTGATATCATGGTCATGACATTTTTCTTCAATGTGAGCAGGCGGTTTGGCTATGTTGCCATTCAAAACTATGTCCCTTCTTCTGTAACTACAATGCTCTCCTGGGTTTCCTTTTGGATCAAGAAAGAGTCTGCTCCAGCCAGGACCTCTTTAG GGATCACCTCTGTACTCACCATAACCACCTTGGGCACCTTTTCCCGTAAGCATTTCCCGCGTGTCTCCTATGTGACGGCCTTGGACTTCTACATTGCCATCTGCTTCGTCTTTTGTTTCTGTGCTCTGATGGAATTTACTGTGCTCAACTTCCTGACCTACAACCAGATGAGATCCCATCATTCTCCGCAACTTCGCCAT CCTCGTGTTCGTGGCCGTGGCCGTGGCCGTGTTCATGGCCGTGCCCGAGCCCGGGCTCGAGCCCGAGCCCATGCCCGTGCCCATCGGCTTCAGGAGGCTTTTGTTTGCAACATTGGCAGCTCTGAGGGAAGTGATGGAGAGGAACGTGCGACTTGCGCAGGCCAGCGTTCCCCCAGCTCTGGTAGCGTCCAGCGCTCATGCCGCCAATCGGAGCTGACCCGTTACAAGTGGTTCCAGGGTTGGGAGAAGTACTTCTGCATGATCCCTGACTGCGAGGGCCGTACCTGGCAACAGGGCCGCCTTTGCATCCACATCTACCGCCTGGATAACTACTCACGCATTCTGTTCCCTGTGACCTTCTTCTTCTTCAATCTAATCTACTGGCTTGTTTGCTTTTACCTCTAG